In a genomic window of Salegentibacter salegens:
- a CDS encoding UbiA prenyltransferase family protein, protein MQRFKNILDFYINSSLHVALAVVSLSLISFLEFNIEIDKNLLFFIFFGSITGYNFVKYAGIAKLYHASLARNLKLIQIFSFFCFVAFLYFAFQQELKILLASAILGIFTLLYAIPLGRNRQNLRNIGGIKIFIIAVVWAGVTAILPLMEQAAVKEISITFFQRFFFVIAITLPFEIRDLKFDSGDLNTIPQQIGIVNTRKIGYVLLGIIIFLELLKSYFSIINLIALSLTLLVSAYFIKAARIDQGTYYSAFWVEGIPVFWLLVWLLAKILL, encoded by the coding sequence ATGCAGCGTTTTAAAAATATATTAGATTTCTATATAAATAGTAGTCTGCACGTGGCTTTGGCGGTGGTTTCATTAAGCTTAATAAGCTTCCTGGAATTCAATATTGAAATTGATAAAAACCTGCTATTTTTTATTTTCTTCGGAAGCATTACCGGTTATAATTTTGTGAAGTATGCCGGCATCGCTAAACTGTATCACGCCAGCCTTGCCCGAAACCTAAAATTGATACAGATTTTCTCCTTTTTTTGCTTCGTGGCTTTTTTGTATTTTGCATTTCAGCAGGAATTAAAAATACTTTTAGCTTCCGCTATTTTAGGCATTTTCACTTTACTTTATGCGATTCCTTTAGGAAGAAATAGGCAAAATCTTAGAAATATTGGTGGTATTAAGATTTTTATTATCGCCGTTGTTTGGGCGGGAGTGACCGCAATTTTACCGTTGATGGAGCAAGCTGCTGTAAAAGAGATTAGCATCACATTTTTTCAGCGTTTTTTCTTTGTGATTGCTATAACGCTTCCGTTTGAGATAAGGGATTTGAAGTTCGATTCTGGGGATTTAAATACTATTCCGCAGCAAATTGGAATAGTAAATACTAGAAAAATCGGTTATGTATTATTGGGAATTATAATATTCCTGGAATTACTGAAATCTTATTTTTCAATAATCAACTTAATTGCTTTAAGCCTTACCTTATTGGTTTCGGCATATTTTATAAAAGCGGCACGGATAGATCAGGGAACTTATTATTCAGCTTTTTGGGTGGAAGGAATTCCGGTGTTTTGGCTTTTAGTTTGGTTGCTGGCTAAGATTCTCCTTTAG
- a CDS encoding M3 family metallopeptidase — protein sequence MTTHNNPLLQEFDHAPFSKIENEHFKPAIIKAIEMAREEINAIASNADEATFPNTIETLEFSGEKLDRVTSIFFNLNSAETNEEIQQIAQEVSPLLSEFRNDIILNKALFEKVKSVYNKKDQLDLNTEQKTLLDRKYKAFSRNGANLPIEKQNELRDIDKKLSKLSLDFGQNVLAETNKFELHLTDENDLKGLPESFKEEAAQVAASKEKEGWIFTLEYPSYLPFMKYAENRELRKKMALAFGSKGFHGDKLDNQENVLQIAKLRYQRAQLLGYKTHAHFVLEERMAETPEKVNNFLEEILEKAKPAAEREFAELKNFAKELDGIDQLQKWDAAFYSEKLKQKLFNLDDEKLKPYFKLENVIDGVFTVAQKLYGLSFKEVFDVDKYHEDVKTYQVLDENNKEMALFYADFHPRPGKRDGAWMTGYKSQYKKDGEEERPHISIVCNFTKPSKKQPSLLTFNEVTTLFHEFGHALHGMLGDTEYPSLSGANVYWDFVELPSQLLENWCYEKEALQLFAKHYETGEVIPMELVQKIKESANFQEGMATVRQLSFGMLDLSWHGLDPSAINDVKVNENKAFEHTKLFPNVAENCMSTAFSHIFQGGYSAGYYSYKWAEVLDADTFEYFQQNGIFSREVANKFKTNILSQGGTDHPMTLYKKFRGKEPKPDALLKRAGLIEK from the coding sequence ATGACCACTCACAATAATCCACTTTTACAGGAATTTGATCACGCTCCGTTTTCAAAAATTGAAAACGAGCATTTTAAACCCGCTATAATAAAAGCTATAGAAATGGCTCGGGAAGAAATCAATGCTATTGCATCAAATGCAGACGAAGCTACTTTCCCAAATACCATTGAAACTTTAGAATTTTCAGGAGAAAAATTAGATAGAGTAACCAGTATATTTTTCAATCTTAATTCTGCGGAAACTAATGAAGAAATTCAGCAAATCGCACAGGAAGTTTCTCCGCTTTTATCAGAATTCAGAAATGATATTATTCTGAATAAAGCACTTTTTGAAAAAGTAAAATCGGTTTACAATAAGAAAGACCAGCTTGACCTGAATACCGAGCAAAAAACGCTTTTAGATCGAAAATACAAGGCATTCTCTCGAAACGGAGCCAATTTGCCAATTGAAAAGCAAAACGAACTTAGAGATATAGATAAAAAACTTTCAAAACTAAGCCTTGATTTTGGCCAAAATGTACTTGCAGAGACCAATAAATTCGAATTACATCTTACCGATGAAAATGATTTAAAAGGCCTACCGGAAAGTTTTAAAGAAGAAGCTGCGCAAGTAGCAGCTTCCAAAGAAAAAGAAGGCTGGATCTTCACCTTAGAATACCCCAGCTATCTTCCTTTTATGAAATATGCCGAAAACAGGGAACTGCGCAAGAAAATGGCACTTGCTTTTGGTTCTAAAGGATTCCACGGCGATAAGTTAGACAACCAGGAAAATGTGTTGCAAATTGCTAAACTAAGATACCAGCGCGCTCAACTTTTAGGTTATAAAACCCATGCACATTTTGTTCTAGAAGAGCGTATGGCTGAAACTCCCGAAAAAGTAAACAACTTTTTAGAGGAAATTCTTGAAAAAGCAAAACCTGCCGCCGAACGTGAATTTGCAGAATTAAAAAATTTCGCAAAAGAACTGGACGGAATCGACCAGTTACAAAAATGGGATGCAGCTTTTTACAGCGAAAAATTAAAGCAGAAATTATTTAATCTCGATGACGAAAAACTGAAACCTTATTTCAAACTTGAGAATGTGATAGACGGTGTATTTACTGTTGCACAAAAACTTTACGGCTTGAGTTTTAAAGAAGTTTTTGACGTAGATAAATATCATGAAGATGTAAAAACCTACCAGGTACTTGATGAGAATAATAAAGAGATGGCTCTGTTTTATGCCGATTTTCATCCAAGACCTGGAAAAAGAGATGGCGCCTGGATGACGGGTTACAAATCGCAATACAAGAAGGATGGCGAGGAAGAAAGGCCACATATTTCTATTGTTTGCAACTTCACCAAACCTTCTAAAAAACAACCTTCATTATTAACTTTTAATGAAGTTACCACGCTTTTTCACGAATTTGGCCACGCGCTACACGGGATGTTGGGAGATACTGAATATCCAAGTTTATCGGGTGCAAATGTTTATTGGGATTTCGTAGAACTTCCAAGTCAGTTATTAGAAAACTGGTGTTATGAAAAAGAAGCGCTTCAGTTGTTCGCTAAACATTACGAAACCGGGGAAGTAATTCCTATGGAACTGGTTCAGAAAATAAAAGAATCGGCTAATTTCCAGGAAGGAATGGCCACAGTAAGACAATTGAGTTTTGGAATGTTGGATTTGAGCTGGCACGGATTAGATCCTTCAGCAATTAACGATGTAAAAGTAAACGAAAACAAAGCTTTTGAACACACAAAATTATTTCCTAATGTTGCCGAAAATTGTATGAGTACAGCTTTTTCTCATATCTTCCAGGGCGGTTATTCTGCAGGTTATTATTCCTATAAATGGGCAGAAGTATTAGATGCCGATACCTTTGAATATTTTCAGCAAAACGGGATCTTTAGCAGGGAAGTTGCGAATAAATTCAAGACAAATATACTTTCCCAGGGCGGTACAGATCACCCGATGACGCTTTATAAGAAATTCCGAGGAAAAGAACCCAAACCCGATGCCTTATTAAAACGTGCCGGATTAATTGAGAAATAA
- a CDS encoding sigma-70 family RNA polymerase sigma factor, whose protein sequence is MPTHKLDPTKWVDKYSDYLFNYAIVRVNDREVANDLISETFLAGLNSKDNFEGRATERTWLISILKRKIIDYYRKINSIKGQAEVRINYSDSENNGDWMEEQVADAFDRTAEDEMENTELGMAILECLDQINEKHAAIFKMKTIDEADTEAVCKEFNISPSNLWVIIHRARTALAACLEKNWF, encoded by the coding sequence ATGCCAACTCATAAACTCGATCCTACAAAATGGGTGGATAAGTATTCAGACTACCTGTTTAATTACGCTATTGTTAGGGTTAACGATCGCGAGGTGGCAAACGATTTAATTTCTGAAACTTTTCTTGCAGGCCTTAATTCTAAAGATAATTTTGAAGGAAGAGCCACAGAGCGCACCTGGCTTATTTCCATTTTAAAACGAAAAATCATAGATTATTACCGAAAGATAAACTCTATAAAAGGTCAGGCTGAAGTTCGTATCAATTATTCAGATTCTGAAAATAATGGTGATTGGATGGAAGAACAGGTAGCAGATGCTTTTGATCGTACTGCCGAGGATGAAATGGAAAACACCGAGTTGGGAATGGCTATTTTAGAGTGTCTCGATCAAATAAACGAAAAACACGCCGCCATCTTTAAGATGAAAACCATTGATGAGGCTGATACTGAGGCCGTATGTAAAGAATTCAATATTAGTCCGTCTAACCTTTGGGTAATCATTCACAGGGCACGCACCGCATTGGCCGCATGCCTTGAAAAAAACTGGTTCTAA
- the purE gene encoding 5-(carboxyamino)imidazole ribonucleotide mutase, which translates to MSKVAVIMGSTSDLPVMQDAIDILEGFDLEVEVDIVSAHRTPEKLFEYGKTAHERGIKVIIAGAGGAAHLPGMIASLSPLPVIGVPVKSSNSIDGWDSVLSILQMPGGVPVATVALNGAKNAGILAAQIIGTSDKCTLDKILVYKEGLKEKVIEGAKKVKK; encoded by the coding sequence ATGAGCAAAGTAGCAGTAATAATGGGAAGCACCAGTGATCTACCGGTAATGCAGGATGCGATAGATATCCTGGAAGGTTTTGATCTGGAAGTAGAAGTAGATATCGTTTCTGCTCACCGCACCCCAGAAAAATTATTTGAATACGGAAAAACCGCACACGAACGCGGAATCAAAGTAATTATAGCCGGTGCCGGAGGCGCAGCTCACCTGCCGGGAATGATTGCATCGCTCTCACCGCTTCCAGTTATTGGGGTTCCGGTGAAATCCAGCAACTCGATAGACGGTTGGGATTCTGTTTTATCTATTTTACAAATGCCCGGCGGAGTTCCAGTTGCTACAGTAGCTCTTAATGGAGCTAAAAACGCAGGAATACTTGCGGCGCAAATTATTGGCACTTCAGATAAATGCACTTTAGATAAGATTTTAGTCTATAAAGAAGGACTTAAAGAAAAAGTGATTGAAGGCGCTAAAAAGGTGAAAAAATAA
- a CDS encoding 5-(carboxyamino)imidazole ribonucleotide synthase has protein sequence MINYFSSNFKLGILGGGQLGKMMLYETRKYDIQTNVLEPNPEAPCKIACDYFETGDLMDFDTVLNFGRKVDVLTFEIEGVNIEALKQLAQEGIKTYPSAETLEKIQNKGIQKNFYKKHQIPTADFEVFSSKKDLISALENSKISFPFVWKSTTGGYDGKGVSVVKNKEALNDLPDAECIAENLVPFKNELAVIVARSASGEVKTYPVVEMEFHPTANQVEYVICPARIEDSVATKARELAVKVSEAFEHVGLLAVEMFQTENDEILVNEVAPRPHNSGHYSIEASYTNQFEQHIRAILDLPLGITDSKVGGIMVNLVGDAAHEGEVVYENIEKIMKMLGVTPHIYGKKITRPFRKMGHVTIVNKDLAEARKIAEEVKNSIKVISK, from the coding sequence ATGATCAATTATTTTTCTTCAAACTTTAAATTAGGAATACTTGGCGGCGGGCAGTTAGGCAAAATGATGCTCTACGAAACTCGTAAATACGATATTCAAACCAATGTTTTGGAACCAAATCCTGAAGCGCCCTGCAAAATTGCTTGCGATTATTTTGAGACCGGTGATCTAATGGATTTTGATACCGTTCTTAACTTCGGAAGAAAAGTTGACGTACTCACCTTTGAAATTGAAGGAGTAAATATTGAGGCTTTAAAGCAATTGGCGCAGGAAGGTATTAAAACCTATCCCTCGGCTGAGACTTTAGAGAAAATACAGAATAAAGGAATTCAAAAGAATTTCTATAAAAAACATCAAATCCCAACCGCTGATTTTGAAGTTTTTTCATCGAAGAAAGATCTAATTTCCGCTCTGGAAAACAGCAAAATCAGTTTTCCTTTTGTTTGGAAAAGCACTACCGGTGGCTATGATGGCAAAGGGGTTTCGGTTGTAAAAAATAAAGAAGCTTTAAACGATCTTCCAGATGCCGAATGTATTGCTGAGAATCTTGTTCCGTTTAAAAATGAATTGGCGGTAATCGTTGCAAGATCGGCCTCAGGTGAAGTAAAAACCTATCCTGTGGTAGAAATGGAATTTCATCCTACGGCAAACCAGGTAGAATATGTGATCTGCCCGGCAAGAATTGAAGATTCCGTAGCAACAAAAGCCAGGGAACTCGCGGTTAAAGTTTCCGAAGCATTTGAGCATGTTGGTTTACTGGCGGTAGAAATGTTCCAGACAGAAAATGATGAAATCCTGGTAAACGAAGTTGCGCCTAGACCTCACAACAGCGGCCATTACAGTATTGAAGCAAGCTATACTAACCAGTTCGAACAACATATTCGTGCTATTTTAGATCTTCCGCTAGGAATAACCGATAGTAAAGTCGGCGGAATTATGGTAAATTTAGTGGGCGATGCAGCTCACGAAGGTGAAGTAGTTTATGAGAATATTGAAAAAATAATGAAGATGCTCGGCGTGACGCCTCATATTTACGGTAAGAAAATCACCCGCCCTTTTAGAAAAATGGGACACGTAACCATCGTAAACAAAGACCTGGCTGAAGCAAGAAAAATAGCCGAAGAGGTTAAGAATTCAATTAAAGTTATTTCCAAATAA